Proteins found in one Campylobacter canadensis genomic segment:
- the mgtE gene encoding magnesium transporter, translating to MLNNTALAFEIVQEFLDEKDVSYAELLEALKIIKENDFLAYENILKSLDDEDLGNIASLMPEHMLSDVLELSSSKKIALAIGELESDDATDLMQSIEEISDEKANQIFANLSKQEQDEILFLKRYDDDKAGAYMQTELFKMKLSDTLSDAIKSYKKLKVKEELEHIFELFIVDDEGKLQFSLPVADMILYEFNATFSDILQNNPSLSKELHFVKDYEDIDEAIILVRDYDLSVIAVVDDNNKLLGRITHDDIHDLLQDSATEQIYNFAGVGDIDSEDESVFKAAKSRATWLIVNLCTSLISAHVISIFSDAIEKLVALAALMPIVASMGGNTGSQALAVTIRKLALGESDFAKAKKTIFREISISFMNASVFAILMGFIAYVWFNMPMLSLVIFISMILNLGIAGFIGSFIPLLLKKCGFDPAIGSSILLTALTDALGFFSFLLLAKLILL from the coding sequence ATGCTTAATAATACAGCACTAGCTTTTGAAATCGTACAAGAATTTTTAGATGAAAAAGATGTTAGCTATGCTGAATTATTAGAAGCATTAAAAATTATTAAAGAGAATGATTTTTTAGCTTATGAAAATATTTTAAAAAGCCTTGATGATGAAGATTTAGGAAATATAGCATCATTAATGCCAGAGCATATGTTAAGCGATGTTTTAGAGCTTAGTTCTAGTAAAAAAATAGCCTTAGCAATAGGCGAATTAGAAAGCGATGACGCAACTGACTTAATGCAAAGCATTGAAGAAATAAGTGATGAAAAAGCTAATCAAATCTTTGCAAATTTAAGCAAACAAGAACAAGATGAGATTTTATTTTTAAAGCGTTATGATGATGATAAAGCTGGTGCTTATATGCAAACAGAACTTTTTAAAATGAAGTTAAGCGATACTTTATCAGATGCCATAAAATCGTATAAAAAATTAAAAGTAAAAGAAGAATTAGAGCATATTTTTGAGCTTTTTATTGTTGATGATGAAGGTAAATTACAATTTTCTTTACCAGTAGCGGATATGATTTTATATGAATTTAACGCTACTTTTTCTGATATTTTACAAAATAATCCTAGTTTATCAAAAGAATTGCATTTTGTAAAAGATTATGAAGACATTGATGAAGCAATTATTTTAGTAAGAGATTATGATTTAAGCGTTATTGCTGTAGTTGATGATAATAATAAGCTATTGGGTAGAATAACCCACGATGATATCCATGATTTATTGCAAGATAGTGCAACAGAGCAGATTTATAATTTTGCAGGGGTTGGAGATATTGATAGTGAAGATGAAAGTGTATTTAAAGCAGCAAAATCTCGTGCTACTTGGCTTATAGTAAATCTTTGTACCTCTCTTATTTCAGCACATGTAATTAGTATATTTTCTGATGCTATTGAAAAGCTTGTAGCATTAGCAGCTTTAATGCCAATAGTAGCATCAATGGGCGGAAATACAGGCTCGCAAGCCCTTGCGGTTACAATTAGAAAATTAGCCTTAGGCGAAAGTGATTTTGCAAAGGCTAAAAAAACTATTTTTAGGGAAATAAGCATATCTTTTATGAATGCTAGCGTGTTTGCAATTTTAATGGGTTTTATTGCTTATGTGTGGTTTAATATGCCTATGTTATCGCTTGTTATATTTATTTCTATGATTTTAAATCTAGGCATAGCAGGTTTTATTGGTTCTTTTATACCTTTATTACTTAAAAAATGTGGTTTTGACCCAGCTATTGGTAGCTCAATTTTACTTACTGCTTTAACTGATGCTTTAGGATTTTTCTCTTTTTTATTGCTTGCAAAACTAATTTTATTGTAA
- a CDS encoding peptidoglycan DD-metalloendopeptidase family protein, with translation MFRILLLIFTIFNIFSFAKELKMEELVWERGDSFLYFLSKNQIPLSLYHNLDKEDKELTAEIIAGVKYQILRDENDEIEQILIPISEDLQIQLYKDTNNEFKILFSPISYNIENESLVFKVSKSVYQDIVDNTQNPKLASALLKAYANTINYTGMKKDDKVAIIYSQKRRLGKVYGDLDIKAAMVEVNKKPFYIFKYGDSDYYDKNARQLQSYTFILPVGNARISSPFNPGRFHPILKKYRAHLGIDYAAPIGTPVKAAGSGKIIFRGVKGGYGNVIQVSHNNGYMTLYAHLSRFGKYKVGDYVRQGQVIAYVGTTGLSTGPHLHFGMYKNNTAINPAKIVRVVKDSLTGKERQQFMQVAAEYEKDLAKAIAENKSSVLESQFENIVELK, from the coding sequence ATGTTTAGAATTTTATTGCTAATTTTTACTATTTTTAATATTTTTTCTTTTGCAAAAGAGCTAAAAATGGAAGAATTAGTTTGGGAAAGAGGAGATAGTTTTTTATATTTTTTAAGTAAAAATCAAATTCCACTTTCTTTATATCATAATTTAGATAAAGAAGACAAAGAATTAACAGCAGAAATTATAGCAGGTGTAAAATATCAAATTCTAAGAGATGAAAATGATGAGATAGAGCAGATTTTAATACCAATTAGTGAAGATTTGCAAATACAACTTTATAAAGATACAAACAATGAATTTAAAATATTATTTTCTCCAATTTCATATAATATTGAAAATGAAAGTCTAGTTTTTAAGGTTAGTAAATCTGTTTATCAAGATATAGTTGATAATACTCAAAATCCAAAATTAGCTAGTGCTTTACTTAAAGCTTATGCAAATACAATAAATTATACAGGTATGAAAAAAGATGATAAGGTTGCTATTATTTATTCTCAAAAACGCAGATTAGGTAAGGTTTATGGAGATTTAGATATAAAGGCTGCTATGGTTGAGGTGAATAAAAAACCTTTTTATATTTTTAAATACGGAGACAGTGATTATTATGATAAAAATGCAAGACAACTGCAAAGCTATACCTTTATTTTACCAGTTGGAAATGCAAGAATTTCATCTCCTTTTAATCCAGGTAGATTTCATCCAATTTTAAAAAAATATAGAGCGCATTTAGGTATTGATTATGCTGCACCTATTGGTACTCCAGTTAAAGCAGCAGGTTCAGGAAAAATTATTTTTAGAGGTGTAAAAGGCGGATATGGAAATGTAATTCAAGTTTCTCATAATAACGGTTATATGACCCTTTATGCGCATTTAAGTCGTTTTGGCAAATATAAGGTGGGTGATTATGTTCGTCAAGGTCAAGTTATTGCTTATGTTGGTACAACAGGGCTTAGCACGGGACCACACTTACATTTTGGTATGTATAAAAATAACACAGCTATAAACCCAGCAAAAATTGTAAGAGTTGTAAAAGATTCTTTAACAGGCAAAGAAAGACAACAATTTATGCAAGTTGCAGCAGAATATGAAAAAGATTTAGCAAAAGCAATTGCAGAAAATAAAAGTTCAGTTTTAGAAAGTCAATTTGAAAATATTGTGGAGCTTAAATAA
- a CDS encoding plasminogen-binding N-terminal domain-containing protein — MKKILFLCIYSIFLNAYSIVSIDKDYAYVQKNPEAKINSSGIIVKNFQNNKYIINNFIVVDNSSEFTKIKLLKSKNNINKFMPSIDAKAQVDDEVVFDYLSKNAILLAKNQKDYMQITSMLSSKFDFINPDLLAAYLQINKKELPSINDLEEFCSLYALNSIIFELSNKIKIIDCISLKKVDEIDFLNDYNSNINFYSNISKELKKENFNSYYEKLMQKME; from the coding sequence ATGAAAAAAATTTTATTTTTATGTATTTACTCAATATTTTTAAATGCCTATAGCATTGTTAGTATTGATAAAGATTATGCTTATGTGCAAAAAAATCCTGAGGCTAAAATAAATTCCAGCGGAATTATTGTAAAAAATTTTCAAAATAATAAATATATTATAAATAATTTTATTGTAGTTGATAATTCTTCAGAATTTACAAAAATAAAACTTTTAAAAAGCAAAAATAACATAAATAAATTTATGCCAAGTATAGATGCTAAAGCACAAGTAGATGATGAAGTGGTTTTTGATTACTTAAGTAAAAATGCTATTTTACTTGCTAAAAATCAAAAAGATTATATGCAAATTACTTCTATGCTAAGCTCTAAATTTGATTTTATAAATCCTGATTTACTTGCTGCTTATTTACAAATTAATAAAAAAGAATTGCCTAGCATAAACGATTTAGAAGAATTTTGTTCTTTATACGCTCTAAATTCTATAATTTTTGAGCTATCAAATAAAATAAAAATTATTGATTGTATAAGTCTTAAAAAAGTTGATGAAATAGACTTTTTAAATGATTATAACTCTAATATTAACTTTTATTCAAATATAAGTAAAGAATTAAAAAAAGAAAATTTTAATTCATATTATGAAAAATTAATGCAAAAAATGGAATAA
- a CDS encoding LPP20 family lipoprotein, with product MKKISIIFMALFLAACTSPRDANAKNEQVKKLEVRKASYQEPVLSPEEEAVRLMIFSAIGEGIPPQNTVSQAQALALAKRAAISDAYRQLAAKLYGVRVNSRENVKDAMLRSSLITTYVNGLIKNANITGEGFKNGLYTVELELKIDKYKWNELFSY from the coding sequence GTGAAAAAAATATCTATTATTTTTATGGCATTATTTTTAGCAGCTTGCACTAGCCCAAGAGATGCTAATGCTAAAAATGAACAAGTAAAAAAATTAGAAGTAAGAAAGGCTTCATACCAAGAACCTGTTTTAAGCCCTGAAGAAGAAGCAGTAAGGCTTATGATTTTTAGTGCTATTGGAGAAGGAATTCCACCACAAAATACAGTTTCGCAAGCACAAGCTCTAGCACTAGCAAAAAGAGCAGCAATAAGTGATGCTTATAGACAACTTGCAGCAAAACTTTATGGAGTAAGAGTAAATTCTAGAGAAAATGTAAAAGATGCAATGCTAAGAAGCTCTTTAATTACAACCTATGTAAATGGACTTATTAAAAATGCAAATATTACAGGAGAAGGCTTTAAAAACGGACTTTATACTGTTGAATTAGAATTAAAAATTGACAAGTATAAATGGAACGAACTTTTTTCTTATTAA
- a CDS encoding sigma-54-dependent transcriptional regulator has translation MKIAIVEDDINMRNSLQLALSDEYELTCFKNAIDALKVIDDSYELIISDINMPKMDGLEFIKECLNKKINAEFIIITGNATLNKAIESLRLGVKDFLTKPFDLDKLKEAITRAKIIKEKTSKIKKINKESKNDMFLASSKKLEELKALALKAAKTDVSVMLSGESGVGKEVFAKFIHENSPRKNEKFVAINMASIPDNLLESELFGYEKGAFTDASATKIGLFELANNGTLFLDEIGEMSIALQAKLLRVLQDKTIKRIGGLKDIKINVRIISASNININENIKQEKFRADLFYRLNTILLNIAPLRERKEEILPLANAILQQSVKEYDLEEKEFSKEANECLLNYNYPGNIRELISIVQRACILSDGKIVQKQDLHLAFEEKKSIDDMQKELIIQALSYTKDLKQIAKMLSMSEKKLEEKINNYNLKEYL, from the coding sequence ATGAAAATAGCTATAGTTGAAGATGATATTAATATGAGAAATTCATTGCAACTTGCTTTAAGCGATGAGTATGAATTAACTTGTTTTAAAAATGCAATTGATGCTTTAAAAGTAATTGATGATAGTTATGAATTAATAATCAGCGATATTAATATGCCTAAAATGGATGGACTTGAGTTTATAAAAGAATGTCTAAATAAAAAAATCAACGCTGAATTTATAATAATAACAGGCAATGCAACCTTAAATAAAGCTATTGAATCACTAAGACTTGGTGTAAAAGATTTTTTAACTAAACCTTTTGATTTAGATAAATTAAAAGAAGCAATAACTCGTGCAAAAATTATAAAAGAAAAAACAAGTAAGATAAAAAAAATAAATAAAGAAAGCAAAAATGATATGTTTTTAGCAAGTTCTAAAAAACTTGAAGAGCTAAAAGCTTTAGCATTAAAAGCAGCAAAAACTGATGTTAGTGTAATGCTTAGCGGAGAAAGCGGTGTTGGAAAGGAAGTTTTTGCTAAGTTTATTCACGAAAATAGCCCTAGAAAAAATGAAAAATTTGTAGCAATAAATATGGCTTCAATTCCTGATAATTTACTTGAAAGTGAATTATTTGGCTATGAAAAAGGTGCATTTACCGATGCAAGTGCTACTAAAATTGGGCTTTTTGAACTAGCAAATAATGGCACTTTATTTTTAGATGAAATAGGAGAAATGAGCATTGCTTTACAAGCAAAACTGCTAAGAGTTTTACAAGATAAAACAATAAAAAGAATAGGTGGATTAAAAGATATTAAAATAAATGTAAGAATTATAAGTGCAAGTAATATTAATATAAATGAAAACATAAAACAAGAAAAATTTAGAGCTGATTTATTTTATAGATTAAATACTATTTTATTAAATATAGCACCCTTAAGAGAAAGAAAAGAAGAAATCTTACCACTAGCAAATGCAATTTTGCAGCAAAGTGTAAAAGAATATGATTTAGAAGAAAAAGAATTTAGCAAAGAAGCTAATGAATGCTTATTAAATTATAATTATCCTGGTAATATTAGAGAGTTAATTTCCATTGTTCAAAGAGCTTGTATTTTAAGCGATGGCAAAATAGTTCAAAAACAAGATTTACATTTAGCATTTGAAGAGAAAAAAAGTATTGATGATATGCAAAAAGAGCTTATAATACAAGCTTTATCTTATACGAAAGATTTAAAGCAAATTGCTAAAATGCTTTCTATGAGTGAAAAAAAATTAGAAGAAAAAATTAACAATTACAATCTTAAGGAGTATTTATGA
- the asd gene encoding aspartate-semialdehyde dehydrogenase, with amino-acid sequence MKNYAVVGASGAVGEEILKVLDELDVKVNELYLFASKNSAGKKLEFKNKEYTILELTKDSFKNKNIDVAFFCAGSNVSKEYAKYAVDEGIIVIDNTSYFRMNEDVPLVVPECNKEDIKKHKNIIANPNCSTIQMVHILKPLDDAFDIKSVNVSTYQAASGAGNIGMQELLHNFEQIFSFKDVEVKKFSHQLAFNLIPQIDDFTESGYTKEELKMINETQKIMHKKMQISATCVRVPVLRSHSESISITFNKEVDLAKAKELLKNAPSVVVIDDVNAKAQNEDNFDENNMRYPMPLFTSDTNETYVGRIRLDLNCPKTLHLWCVADQIRVGAATNAVRIAKNLA; translated from the coding sequence ATGAAAAACTATGCGGTAGTAGGTGCAAGCGGTGCAGTTGGCGAAGAAATATTAAAAGTCTTAGATGAATTAGATGTAAAAGTAAATGAATTATATTTATTTGCTAGCAAAAACAGTGCTGGAAAAAAACTAGAATTTAAAAATAAAGAATATACAATCTTAGAACTTACAAAGGATAGTTTTAAAAATAAAAATATTGATGTAGCCTTTTTTTGTGCAGGTTCAAATGTATCTAAAGAATATGCTAAATATGCAGTTGATGAAGGTATAATTGTAATTGATAATACAAGTTATTTTAGAATGAATGAAGATGTACCTTTAGTGGTGCCTGAATGCAACAAAGAAGATATTAAAAAGCATAAAAATATAATCGCAAATCCAAATTGTTCAACAATTCAAATGGTGCATATTTTAAAACCACTTGATGATGCTTTTGATATTAAAAGCGTAAATGTAAGCACCTATCAAGCAGCAAGTGGTGCAGGAAATATCGGTATGCAAGAGCTATTACATAATTTTGAGCAGATTTTTTCTTTTAAAGATGTTGAAGTAAAAAAATTCTCTCATCAACTTGCATTTAATCTAATTCCACAAATTGATGATTTTACAGAAAGCGGCTACACAAAAGAAGAGTTAAAAATGATAAATGAAACTCAAAAAATTATGCACAAAAAAATGCAAATTAGCGCTACTTGTGTGCGTGTTCCTGTGCTTAGAAGCCATAGCGAAAGCATAAGTATAACTTTTAACAAAGAAGTAGATTTAGCAAAGGCAAAAGAACTCTTAAAAAACGCTCCTAGCGTTGTTGTAATTGATGATGTGAATGCAAAAGCACAAAATGAAGATAATTTTGATGAAAACAATATGCGTTATCCTATGCCACTTTTTACAAGCGATACAAATGAAACTTATGTAGGTAGAATTAGACTTGATTTAAACTGCCCTAAAACCTTGCATTTATGGTGTGTAGCTGACCAAATAAGAGTTGGCGCTGCAACAAATGCAGTAAGAATTGCAAAAAATCTTGCATAA
- a CDS encoding alanine/glycine:cation symporter family protein codes for MNEFIHTINNFLVTYVLVFVLIAIGITFTIYLALPQFKYFKQSIKESFQDLFSKDKKNGISALQAMMISISAQVGTGNIIGVATAISLGGAGAIFWMWVSAFFGMATILAEGILAQKYKVRKDGHYIGGPAFYIKLGVKKILGKKVANALSVFFAIAIIIALGCAGQMTQSNSIAGALKEAFNIENYISGIVVAIVAAFVVIGGVKRIARFAEIVVPFMAICYVLVAIFVMIKFHSHILDVLSSIVKQAFGLEEVIGGAAGIGIKEAIRYGVARGLFANEAGMGSTPHAHASAHTKNTVSQGFVAMLAVFIDTAFICTATALIILLSGADLKLSGILLSTQAFYLSFGDIGVKLLAICLVFFAFTTIIGWYYFAQINVLYLFNSKALKYFKAIFVFCIFFGSLLEIKFVWELSDLCNTLMVLPNAIALFLLAKVVKQELKKNNF; via the coding sequence ATGAATGAATTTATACATACAATAAATAATTTTTTAGTTACTTATGTGCTTGTTTTTGTGTTAATTGCAATTGGAATTACTTTTACAATTTACCTTGCTTTACCACAATTTAAATATTTTAAACAAAGCATAAAAGAAAGTTTTCAAGATTTATTCTCTAAAGATAAAAAAAATGGTATAAGTGCTTTACAAGCTATGATGATATCTATTTCAGCACAGGTTGGAACTGGTAATATTATAGGTGTTGCAACGGCCATTTCTTTAGGTGGAGCAGGGGCTATTTTTTGGATGTGGGTTAGTGCCTTTTTTGGAATGGCTACTATTTTAGCAGAAGGTATTTTAGCGCAAAAATATAAGGTAAGAAAAGACGGGCATTATATTGGTGGTCCTGCATTTTACATAAAATTAGGTGTAAAAAAGATTTTAGGTAAAAAAGTAGCAAATGCTTTATCAGTTTTTTTTGCAATAGCAATTATTATTGCCTTAGGTTGTGCTGGGCAAATGACTCAAAGCAATTCAATTGCAGGAGCATTAAAAGAAGCATTTAATATTGAAAATTACATAAGCGGAATTGTTGTGGCAATTGTTGCAGCCTTTGTTGTAATTGGTGGCGTTAAGCGTATTGCAAGATTTGCTGAAATTGTTGTGCCTTTTATGGCAATTTGTTATGTTTTAGTGGCTATTTTTGTAATGATAAAATTCCATTCACATATTTTAGATGTATTATCAAGCATAGTAAAACAAGCTTTTGGTTTAGAAGAAGTTATCGGCGGTGCAGCAGGAATTGGAATAAAAGAAGCTATTAGATACGGGGTTGCAAGAGGACTTTTTGCAAACGAGGCTGGTATGGGTTCAACCCCGCACGCTCACGCAAGTGCACATACTAAAAATACAGTTTCACAAGGTTTTGTAGCAATGCTTGCTGTTTTTATTGATACTGCTTTTATTTGCACAGCAACTGCTTTAATCATTTTGCTTAGTGGGGCTGATTTAAAACTAAGTGGAATTTTACTTAGCACTCAAGCGTTTTATTTATCTTTTGGAGATATTGGAGTAAAACTACTTGCTATTTGCTTAGTGTTTTTTGCTTTTACCACTATTATTGGTTGGTATTATTTTGCACAAATTAATGTGCTTTATTTATTTAATTCTAAAGCTTTAAAATATTTTAAAGCAATTTTTGTCTTTTGTATATTTTTTGGTTCTTTACTTGAGATAAAATTTGTGTGGGAATTATCAGATTTATGCAATACTTTAATGGTTTTACCTAATGCAATAGCCTTATTTTTACTCGCAAAGGTTGTAAAACAAGAATTAAAAAAGAATAATTTTTAA
- the smpB gene encoding SsrA-binding protein SmpB encodes MKIIADNKKARFDYSVISTYECGFVLLGSEVVAIRQGKINLKDSFVRIIKGEAWLLDAHIGHLKTTNKYFHHDERRARKLLLHKEQIDKLLGKVSVGGLSMVILNCYFSKGILKGTLALVKGKNLHDKRMSIKQRDLNRELRAYQ; translated from the coding sequence ATGAAAATTATTGCAGATAATAAAAAAGCACGATTTGATTATAGCGTAATATCAACTTATGAATGTGGTTTTGTGTTGCTTGGAAGTGAAGTTGTAGCTATTCGTCAAGGAAAGATTAATTTAAAAGATTCTTTTGTGCGTATTATTAAAGGCGAAGCTTGGTTACTTGATGCGCATATTGGTCATTTAAAGACTACAAATAAATATTTTCATCACGATGAAAGAAGGGCTAGAAAATTACTTTTACATAAAGAACAAATTGATAAATTATTAGGCAAAGTTAGTGTAGGTGGGCTTAGTATGGTTATTCTTAATTGTTATTTTAGTAAAGGAATTTTAAAGGGTACTTTAGCCTTAGTTAAAGGAAAAAATCTACACGATAAAAGAATGAGTATTAAACAAAGAGATTTAAATAGAGAATTAAGGGCTTATCAATGA
- a CDS encoding Mrp/NBP35 family ATP-binding protein translates to MNDLMSLFKEVKYPNFQKSLIDFGFIQKCELNNNTISMLIQIPATSPKIAEQIRNECEIIAKKNNYELDLIINQPKAQEQEPVRAKIKNLAPQIKHFVMVSSGKGGVGKSTTTLNLAISLAKQGLKVGLLDADIYGPNIPRMLESLNERPEVVADKLRPLSKYGIEFMSMGNLIEDGQSMIWRGAMIMKAIEQLLKDVLWSELDVLLLDMPPGTGDAQLTLAQSVPVSAGICVSTPQSVSLDDSKRAIDMFNKLNIKIAGVIENMSGFICPDCEKEHPIFGKGGAVNLANEYDIDVLACIPLDMSIKNGGDDGKPVSYFQPNSLVAKRYDEAAYKLIQFLKDIKADNSSIQPR, encoded by the coding sequence ATGAATGATTTAATGTCTTTATTTAAAGAAGTAAAATATCCAAATTTTCAAAAAAGTCTAATTGACTTTGGTTTTATTCAAAAATGTGAATTAAACAATAACACAATTTCAATGTTAATTCAAATCCCTGCAACAAGTCCTAAAATTGCAGAGCAAATTCGCAACGAATGTGAAATTATTGCAAAGAAAAACAATTACGAGCTTGATTTAATTATAAATCAACCAAAAGCTCAAGAACAAGAGCCTGTACGTGCTAAAATTAAAAACCTTGCACCGCAAATTAAACATTTTGTAATGGTTAGCAGCGGTAAAGGTGGGGTTGGAAAAAGCACTACTACTTTAAATCTAGCTATTTCATTAGCAAAACAGGGTTTAAAAGTTGGTTTGCTTGATGCTGATATTTATGGTCCAAACATTCCAAGAATGCTTGAGAGTTTAAACGAACGCCCTGAAGTTGTAGCAGATAAATTACGCCCTTTATCAAAATACGGAATAGAATTTATGAGTATGGGGAATTTAATTGAAGATGGGCAAAGTATGATATGGCGTGGTGCTATGATTATGAAGGCTATTGAACAATTATTAAAAGATGTATTGTGGAGTGAATTAGATGTATTATTACTTGATATGCCTCCAGGAACAGGCGATGCACAACTTACTTTAGCTCAAAGTGTGCCAGTAAGCGCTGGAATTTGCGTTAGCACTCCGCAAAGCGTTAGTTTAGATGATAGTAAAAGAGCTATTGATATGTTTAATAAATTAAATATAAAAATAGCTGGAGTTATTGAAAATATGAGTGGTTTTATTTGTCCAGATTGTGAAAAAGAGCATCCTATTTTTGGAAAAGGTGGTGCTGTTAATTTAGCAAATGAATATGATATTGATGTTTTAGCTTGTATTCCGCTTGATATGAGTATTAAAAATGGAGGAGATGATGGAAAGCCAGTTAGCTATTTTCAACCAAATTCTTTAGTTGCTAAAAGATATGATGAAGCAGCTTATAAATTAATTCAATTTTTAAAAGACATAAAGGCTGATAACTCAAGCATTCAACCAAGATAA
- the der gene encoding ribosome biogenesis GTPase Der, producing the protein MQKILLIGKPNVGKSSLFNRLARQRIAITSDIAGTTRDTNIAKVELNGKEAMLIDSGGLDDSNELFINVKKKTLEVAKDCDILLYMVDAKLGSNDDDRAYFYDLLKLGKKTALVINKVDSKKDEARAYEFINFGFKNVFNISVSHASGIDELIDFCASNLTQNYLVEDDELSLEDFLENDEKVANDEIDLAHMKIAILGRVNVGKSSLLNALVNDNRSVVSSIAGTTIDPVNESIVYKDKTLEFVDTAGIRKKSKIVGIEKFALLRTQKMLENAQIALLVLDASEGFNELDERIAGLLDKNNLASIIVLNKWDLCGKSDKEFDEVCKHLRLDRFKFLAHSPIISVSALSKKRIKNLLDLILKVFDNYTQKIPTSKLNEIIQEAIIKHPLPHDKGKLVKIYYATQFSIAPPKFALIMNKPKALHFSYNRYLQNVLRKNYDFSGVPLVLVPKNKGKNKEEE; encoded by the coding sequence ATGCAAAAAATTTTATTAATTGGTAAGCCAAATGTGGGTAAAAGCTCTTTATTTAATCGTTTAGCTAGACAAAGAATAGCAATTACTTCAGATATTGCAGGAACAACAAGAGATACAAATATAGCAAAGGTTGAATTAAACGGTAAAGAAGCTATGCTAATTGATAGCGGTGGGCTTGATGATAGTAATGAATTATTTATAAATGTAAAGAAAAAAACCCTAGAAGTGGCAAAAGATTGTGATATTTTACTTTATATGGTTGATGCAAAATTAGGCAGCAATGATGATGATAGAGCTTATTTTTATGATTTATTAAAACTCGGAAAAAAAACTGCTCTTGTAATTAATAAAGTTGATAGTAAAAAAGATGAAGCTAGGGCTTATGAATTTATTAATTTCGGCTTTAAAAATGTGTTTAATATAAGTGTTTCTCACGCAAGCGGAATAGATGAATTAATAGATTTTTGTGCTTCTAATTTAACTCAAAATTATTTAGTAGAAGATGATGAGCTTAGCTTAGAAGATTTTTTAGAAAATGATGAAAAAGTTGCAAATGATGAGATTGATTTAGCTCATATGAAAATAGCAATTTTGGGTAGGGTTAATGTTGGAAAAAGTTCTTTATTAAATGCTTTAGTTAATGATAATAGAAGCGTTGTAAGTTCTATTGCAGGTACAACTATAGACCCAGTAAATGAAAGTATAGTTTATAAAGATAAAACCTTAGAATTTGTTGATACCGCAGGTATTAGAAAAAAAAGCAAAATAGTAGGAATTGAAAAATTTGCCCTATTAAGAACCCAAAAAATGCTAGAAAATGCTCAAATTGCTTTATTAGTTTTAGATGCTAGTGAAGGTTTTAACGAGCTAGATGAAAGAATAGCAGGCTTACTAGATAAAAATAATTTAGCAAGTATAATTGTGTTAAACAAGTGGGATTTATGTGGAAAAAGCGATAAAGAATTTGATGAAGTATGCAAACATTTAAGGCTAGATAGATTTAAATTTTTAGCACATTCTCCAATAATTAGCGTTAGTGCATTAAGCAAAAAAAGAATAAAGAATTTATTAGATTTAATTTTAAAAGTTTTTGATAATTATACTCAAAAAATTCCTACTTCAAAGCTTAATGAAATTATCCAAGAAGCTATTATTAAACATCCTTTACCGCACGATAAAGGTAAATTAGTAAAAATATATTATGCAACGCAATTTAGCATAGCACCACCAAAATTTGCACTAATTATGAACAAGCCAAAGGCTTTGCATTTTTCTTATAATCGTTATTTACAAAATGTACTTAGAAAAAATTATGATTTTAGTGGAGTACCCTTAGTTTTAGTGCCTAAAAATAAGGGTAAAAATAAAGAAGAAGAATAA